The DNA segment CACCGGTTTTACCGTGACCATTGAAGCGGCGACAGGTGTCACGACCGGCGTTTCCGCTGCCGATCGCGTGACCACCGTTCGTGCGGCGATCGCCGATGGCGCAAAACCTTCCGATCTGAACCGTCCGGGACACGTTTTCCCGCTGCGCGCTCAGCCAGGCGGCGTATTGACCCGCGGTGGCCACACCGAAGCGACCATCGATCTGGTGACGCTGGCGGGCTTCAAACCGGCAGGTGTCCTGTGTGAACTGACCAATGATGATGGCAGCATGGCGCGTGCGCCGGAGTGCATCGACTTTGCAGGCAAACACAATATGGCTGTAGTGACGATCGAAGACCTGGTGGCTTACCGTCAGGCGCACGAACGTAAAGCCAGCTAATCCTGCCTTGCCGGATAGTGGTGCGAGCACCTTATCCGGCAAATTTCGCTTTTTCAAACATCCTGTCGGTTAATAAACATCCAATCTTTTTCTCTATGATCGAAATCATCTTTTCGATTTCATACTGTGCCAGTATATAATCCTACCTACTTATAGGTATGTTAAATTTTAACGCTAAATATCTGTTAATGTTAAATTTTAAGGGTAAAAGGATGTTTATTGCCTGGTACTGGATTGTTTTAATTGTTCTGATGGTCGTGGGGTATATTTGCCATATGAAACGTTATTGTAAGGCGTTTCGGCAGGATCGTGATGCGCTACTGGAAATTCGCAATAAATTACTTCGTCGTGATGATGAAGAACGCGTCATGACTAAAGAGCAGGAATAACCGCTTCCTGCCCTCTCTGTTACCCGATCCCCATCGCCTGTAGTATGACCAGACTCAGCCCCATCACCGACATTCCGCACAGAACGCCATAGCTGGGGTTGTTATTGGGATCGATCTCTTTTGCCAGCGGCATCAGCTCATCCACTGACAACGCCACCATAATGCCGGCGACAGCGGCCATAATCGCGGCCATGACGACAGGTGACACCAGGCTGCCAAGAATCAGCCACGCCAGCACGCCACCCAATATTTCCGCCATCCCGGAAATGCCCGCCCAGAAAATCGCGGTACGTTTAGAACCGGTGGCCGCATAGACCGGCCCGGCGACCGCCAGACCTTCCGGAATATTATGCAGGGCAACTGCCAGCGCGATGCCGAATCCCAGCTCCAGGTTACTGCTGGCGGTGACGTAGGTGGCAATCCCTTCCGGGAAGTTGTGCAGACTGATCCCCAGCGTGAGCAGGATGGCGGTACGTTTAATCGAGCCGGGAATCGGCTGCGTTCTTTTTTGCACCAGATCCTGCGGATGGGCGTGCGGAAGCAGACGATCCAGACCAAAGTAACCCAGCAAGCCGATGATAAACATGCCGTAGCCCAGAACTGGCGGCATTCCCTTCGTACCCAGCGCGGCGGGCAGCATCTCCATTAAGGAGATCAGCAGCATGATCCCGGCGGCAAACCCGAGCGAAAACGCCAGCAGGCGATTGGAGGGCTTTTGCCCCAGTACGCCAAGAAACGCGCCAATAAACGTGGCGGCGCCCGCCAGTAAGGTCAGAATTAAAGGTACTGACATCAATGACTCCTTATACATCTCGCTGACCTTCAAAATAACTGATGATCATCATCATGGTTATCAGAGTTCTTCATTCATCGAAAGAGGGTATTGTAAGACCATCAAAATGACTCCCTGAGTAAGGATATCATCATGTCTTCAATTCGTATGCCAGCATTGTTTTTGGGACACGGTAGCCCGATGAACGTTCTGGAAGATAACCTGTATACCCGTGCCTGGCAGCAGCTTGGGGAGACATTACCGCGTCCAAAAGCGATTGTGGTGGTGTCTGCCCACTGGTTCACCCGAGGTACCGGCGTCACCGCGATGGAAGCGCCAAAGACCATTCATGATTTTGGCGGTTTCCCGCAGGCGTTGTACGACACGCATTACCCGGCGCCCGGCTCTCCTGAACTGGCGCAGCACCTGGTTGATTTGCTTGCGCCGGTGCCAGTCGCGCTCGATAAAGAAGCCTGGGGCTTTGACCACGGCTCCTGGGGTGTGCTGATCAAGATGTACCCGAATGCTGATATCCCGATGGTGCAGTTGAGCATCGATAGCACCAAGCCGGCGGCCTGGCATTTTGAAATCGGGCGTAAACTGGCGGCGCTGCGTGATGAAGGCATCATGCTGGTGGCCAGTGGTAACGTGGTGCATAACCTGCGTACGGCGCGCTGGCACGGCGATAATAACCCGTATCCATGGGCGACATCGTTCAATGATTTTGTCAAAGCGAACCTGAGCTGGCAGGGAGCGGTTGAGCAGCATCCGCTGGTCAATTATCTCGATCACGAAGGTGGCTCACTGTCGAACCCGACACCGGATCACTATCTGCCGCTACTGTACGTGCTGGGCGCGTGGGATGGTAAGGAACCGGTGACGATTCCGGTTGATGGTATCGAGATGGGCAGCCTGAGTATGCTGTCGGTACAGGTGGGGTAGGCCGGGTAGGCGAAGCCGCCACCCGGCAAGGCTCTATTGCCTGATGGCGACACAAAGTGTCTTATCAGGCCTACACAGGAGCGCCATATTACTCGACAAAAATATGCGGGTAGAAGCGGGACAGATCCTGAGTGATCAGCGCTCTGTCTTCGCGAATGCCGATCCCGGCAGGCTGATCGTTGATCAACCAGCTACCGATCAGCATATAGCTGTCGCCAAATTTTGGCAGCTGATGGAACTGCTGCACGATCATGCCTTCTTCACCGTACGGTCCTTCCACCGCTTCGATCGTTTTACCGTTCTCGATAATGGAGACGTTCGCGCCTTCACGCGAGAAGATCGGTTTCACGACGAATTTATCCATCTGAGGATAGTCGTCTTCGGCGAAATAGGCGGGAAGCAGGTTCGGATGGTTCGGGAACATTTCCCACAGCAGCGGCAGCAGCGCCTTGTTGGAGATAATGCTCTTCCAGGCCGGTTCCAGCCAGCGCACGCCTGCGTCTTCCAGCTTGGTGGAGAACATCTCGCGCAGCATAAACTCCCACGGATAGAGCTTGAACAGGTTGGCAATCACCTGATCCTGTAGATCCGTGAACTGGCCTTTTTCACCCAGCCCAATATCTTCGATATAGAGGAATTCGGTAGCGATCTCCGCTTCTGCCGCACAATCCTGCAGGTACTGAATAGTGCCGCGATCTTCAACAGTATCGCGACAGCAGGTCAGATGCAGAAGCTGGAAGCCGTACTGCTCACGTAGCTCGGCGAAGCGCTCGATAAGCTTTTCCTGCAGGCTGTTAAACTGGTCGCTGCCTTCCGGCAGATTGCCCGCATTGATCTGATCTTCCAACCAGATCCACTGGAAAAACGCCGCTTCGTACAGCGAGGTCGGAGTATCGGCGTTGTTCTCCAGCAGCTTCGGTTCACCGGTGCCATCCCACGCCAGATCAAGACGTGAATAGAGCGACGGCTGGCGCGTCTGCCAGGATTGACGAACAAAGCCCCAGGTGTGCTTAGGAATACGGAATTTGGCCATCAGCTCGTCGCTGGCGATCACTTTCTCAACCACCTTGAGACACATCTGGTGCAGCTCTGCGGTCACATCTTCCAGCTGTTCAACCTGGGCCAGCGTTAGCTTGTAATAGGCGTCTTCACACCAGTACGGTTCGCCGTACATGGTGTGAAAATTAAAACCGTATTCCGTGGCTTTATCGCGCCAGTCCGGGCGCTCGGTAATACTGACTCTTTCCATGCGTATCAGCCACCCATTGAACGCGTGGAGGTGCCGCTTGCGCTACGCTGCATGGTGCTCTGTTTGGCAACAGATT comes from the Citrobacter amalonaticus genome and includes:
- the ribB gene encoding 3,4-dihydroxy-2-butanone-4-phosphate synthase — translated: MNQTLLSSFGTPFERVEHALSALREGRGVMVLDDEDRENEGDMIFPAETMTVEQMALTIRHGSGIVCLCITEDRRKQLDLPMMVENNTSAYGTGFTVTIEAATGVTTGVSAADRVTTVRAAIADGAKPSDLNRPGHVFPLRAQPGGVLTRGGHTEATIDLVTLAGFKPAGVLCELTNDDGSMARAPECIDFAGKHNMAVVTIEDLVAYRQAHERKAS
- the zupT gene encoding zinc transporter ZupT; this encodes MSVPLILTLLAGAATFIGAFLGVLGQKPSNRLLAFSLGFAAGIMLLISLMEMLPAALGTKGMPPVLGYGMFIIGLLGYFGLDRLLPHAHPQDLVQKRTQPIPGSIKRTAILLTLGISLHNFPEGIATYVTASSNLELGFGIALAVALHNIPEGLAVAGPVYAATGSKRTAIFWAGISGMAEILGGVLAWLILGSLVSPVVMAAIMAAVAGIMVALSVDELMPLAKEIDPNNNPSYGVLCGMSVMGLSLVILQAMGIG
- the ygiD gene encoding 4,5-DOPA dioxygenase extradiol; this encodes MSSIRMPALFLGHGSPMNVLEDNLYTRAWQQLGETLPRPKAIVVVSAHWFTRGTGVTAMEAPKTIHDFGGFPQALYDTHYPAPGSPELAQHLVDLLAPVPVALDKEAWGFDHGSWGVLIKMYPNADIPMVQLSIDSTKPAAWHFEIGRKLAALRDEGIMLVASGNVVHNLRTARWHGDNNPYPWATSFNDFVKANLSWQGAVEQHPLVNYLDHEGGSLSNPTPDHYLPLLYVLGAWDGKEPVTIPVDGIEMGSLSMLSVQVG
- a CDS encoding glutathionylspermidine synthase family protein; translated protein: MERVSITERPDWRDKATEYGFNFHTMYGEPYWCEDAYYKLTLAQVEQLEDVTAELHQMCLKVVEKVIASDELMAKFRIPKHTWGFVRQSWQTRQPSLYSRLDLAWDGTGEPKLLENNADTPTSLYEAAFFQWIWLEDQINAGNLPEGSDQFNSLQEKLIERFAELREQYGFQLLHLTCCRDTVEDRGTIQYLQDCAAEAEIATEFLYIEDIGLGEKGQFTDLQDQVIANLFKLYPWEFMLREMFSTKLEDAGVRWLEPAWKSIISNKALLPLLWEMFPNHPNLLPAYFAEDDYPQMDKFVVKPIFSREGANVSIIENGKTIEAVEGPYGEEGMIVQQFHQLPKFGDSYMLIGSWLINDQPAGIGIREDRALITQDLSRFYPHIFVE